CCCTGCCGGCCCTGGCTGCCGGGCACATCGGGCCGGCCGGTTACCTGGTCGGAGTGGGGCAGCCCCTGGCCCTGGTGGGTGTGCTGGTGTTGTTGTTCGTCCGTGGCCGCCACGCCCTGATGCGGGTGCTGCGCCGGCTCCGTGCCGCGACCGGTGCGCTGCCGCTGACCAGCCGCTGGAAGCTCTACCGGCTGCTCTCCGTCCTGTTGTCGGCCGGCGTGCCGGCAGGCCGGGGCCTGGCCCATGCGGTACAGGTGGTGGAGGCGCCCTGGGACCGAGCATTGCGGCGCGCCAGTGCGGAGGTGAGCGCTGGCAGCCCCGTGGTGGCTGCACTGGACACGGCCGGGTGCCTGTCGGACCGGGCGGATCGCAGGCTACTGGAAGCGGCGGAACAGGGGGGGCGGCTGCCGGAGCTTTTCGCTCACCGGGCTCAGGCGCTGGATGAGCGCCTCTCCCTCCGCCGCGCGCTATGGCGCGAATGGCTGCCACGGCTCGCCTACGGCCTTGTGGTGGTCTGGTTGTTAATGGGCTTTGTTTGACATACCGCTGTCACTTGAACCCGGGCAGGTCGGGGTAAATACTGCCCGGGCGGAGATGGCCCGCAACGACAACGGGGACTGGGGATGATCGAGCATTTGCAGTTGGACACGATCCGCGGGACGAGCATCGCTGATCATATCGACGCCCTGGCGGCGTTGCGGATCCGTGTTTTCCGGGAGTACCCCTACCTGTACGAGGGCAGTGAGGCCTACGAGCGCCGTTACCTGCGCACCTACGTGGACTCGCCCGACAGCATCCTGGTCACGGTACACGACGGCGACCAACTGGTCGGTGCCACCACCGGCCTGCCGCTGCAGGACGAGACAGGAGAGGTCCGCAACCCCTTCGAGGCCTACGGCATGCCGGTAGACCGGATCTTCTACCTGGGGGAATCCATGTTGCTGCCCGAGTACCGGGGGCAGGGCCTGGGGGTTCGCTTTTTCGAGGAGCGGGAGCGCCATGCGCGGGCACTGGGCGGCTTCACGCATACTACTTTCTGCGCGGTGGGACGGCCTGAAGACCACCCCAGGCGCCCGCGCGATTACCAGCCCCTCGATGCGTTCTGGAACCGGCGGGGATACCGCCGGCATCCGGAACTGAGCACCGAGTTCACCTGGCCCGACCTGGGTGGTGACGGCACCGAAACGGCCAAGCCGATGGTGTTCTGGCTAAAGACGCTGGACTGAGCCGGAGCCGAGGGGCGGTTATTATTCCGCCCCAAGGTTGCTCTGCAGGCGCACCGGGCTGCCCGCGCGGTCAAAGACCGCGTAACCGGACAGGTCGGCACCGTGCTCCACCGCCTCGGCCATCTTTTTCAGGTAGGGCTCCGCCTCTTCGGAGCTGGGCAGGCGGCCCTCGGCCGACAGGCTGGAGACCAGGATCAGATCCCACGGCTGGCCGACCTTGTCCGCCTCTTCGGCCAGCACGTCCAGCCGGAGTTCCGGGGTCAGCTCCCGGTCGGTGGCCATCACCGGCACCAGGTGACCGCTCCCCTCGATGACTTTCTCGTCGGCACTGGGTCGCGTGTCATCGTCCGGCTCCGCGCGCAGCAGGACCATCAGGAGCCGCTGCGGGTTTTCCTGCTGGAGGCCGGCGGTCTTGAGGTCGTCAAAACTCTTGATCTGCATGGGGTTTTCAAGCTCCTATTGAATCAGGGGCGAATCCGAGGCATCCAGCTTGATGCCCTTGATGTCCGCCTCGCCGGCCAGCAATCGGATGTACTGGCTCATGGCGCGCTGGCGGGACACGGCCTCCAGGTATTCGGCGATCGGCGCCTGCACCGCCTCAAAGGGTAGCGCAGTGCCGGGTACGTGCTGCAACACCTCCACCACGTGAAAGCCGTAGCGGGTCTTGATCGGTTGCGGGGACAGCCCGACGGGCAGCCGCAGCACCGCGTCCTCGAACTCCGGCACCGTTTCGCCCTGGCTTACCTGCCCCAGCAGGCCGCCGCTGTCCGCCGAGGGACAGCGGGAGTGGGCCCGGGCGAGGTCGGCAAACGCCGATGGATCGGCCTGCAGTTGCTCGATGAGCTGTTCCGCTAGGGTCCGGGCCTGGTTGCGTTCCTCCAGGTCCTCGGGGTGTCCGGCGATCAGGATGTGCCGGACCTCGGCCAGGTCCGGGGTGCGGAACCGTTCCGGGTTCTGCTCGTACCAGCGGCGGCAGGTGGCCTCGTCGGCTTCGGGGATCTCCACCTCTTGCTCCAAGAGCTGGTCGATGACCGCATCCAGCCCGGTCTCATCCTCGGGTACTTCCAGACCCACCTCAGTGGCCCGCTGCCTGAGCAGCTCCCGGATGGTCAGGGCCAGTGCGGCCTGCTCCTGCGCCTCGCGCGGATCGGTATCGGCCAGCTTGTGGTAGGCGGATTCCACGTTGATGGCCTGGTCGCTGATGGCGACTCCGTTGACTTCTATGCTCATTGGCGTCTCCTAGGCGGGGGTGGGGCGCGGCGCGCCACCACCCCCCAGCGAGAAGGGCTCAGGACACGGCCCGGGCACGGACCACCTGGTAAGCGCGCCAGATATAGCCGTAGGGCACGCTCCAGATGTGAACCAGCCGGGTGAAGGGGAAGACCAGGAACATCAGCATGCCCAGGAACATGTGGATCTTGTAGATCCAGTGGATGTCGTAGATGGTCGCCGCCGCATCCGCCTGGAAGGTAACCAGACCCTGGGCCCAGGCGACGATCTTCAGCATCGTGCCGCCGTCCAGCGAGCCCATGGAGGCAGGGACGGTCAGCAGCCCGGTCACCAGTTGCAGCGCCAGCAGGATCAGGATGAACGAATCCATGGGGTAGCTGGTCTTGCGGACCCGCGGATCGGTCAGCCGCCGGTGCAGCAGGATGGCCACACCGACGAGGGTGATCAGGCCAAAGATGGTGCCGGCGACGATGGCCAGGATCTGCTTTCCGCCCGCGGTGAGGCCGACCGCGCTGTAAACGGCCTGGGGCGTGAGCAGCCCGAACAGGTGGCCGAAAAACAGGGCGATAATGCCGATATGGAACAGGTTGATCCCCAGGCGGAAACGATCACCGCCGGACATCAGCTGGGTGGTGTTGCTCTTCCAGGTGTACTGGCTCTTTTCAAAGCGCAGCAGACTCCCTATCAGGAACACCGTACCGGCGATGTAGGGGAACACCGCGAATGCTAAATCATGAAGGTAGGTGGCAAACATGGTGGTGACTCCTCAAGTTCAGGCACTCTTGCGGGGGATGGTCGACCAGGACACCGGTACGGCCTGCCCCTGATTGGTTTTGGCACCTCCGCAACCGCCCGCGGTCGGGCCGAAGGTTACGGGCTCCTCGGCCCAGACGCGGTCCAGTGCCTCTGCCGTGTCGTCGCGCTCCTCTTCCCCGAGTTGCCGCTGCATCTGTTCGTCGGCGGTCTCCAGGCCGGCGATGTCCAGTAGCGCCTTGAACAGCCACTGGTAATCGCTCTCCCGTTGTTCCAGCCGGCCGTGCAGCTTCTGCAGCAGGTACTGGGATTCCACCAGCCAGCCCAGCGCCGCCGGGCGGGTAAGGCGGGAGCAGAACTCCAGGAACAGGGGCACGTAGTCCGGCAACTCCTTGCTGTCGATGACCAGGCCCTGCTCCTCGTAGAAGCCGATCAGGTCCACCATCGCCTGACCCCGGTCCCGGGACTCGCCGTGCACATGCTCGAACAGGTACAGCGACAGGGCCCGGCCCCGGTCGAACTGGGCGGTGTACTCCGCCTGCAGCTCGAGCAGGTCCGTGGCGGCCATCCGGCGCACCAGGGCGGTCAGGCCCCGGCGCGTCTCCATGTCGATGGCCTCGTCGGCGGCGAACAGCGCCTCAAGGTCCTCCGCGTGCGTCTGGATGACGGCCGAGGGGTAGTCGAGTAGCAGTGAGATCGCCTTCAGCGTCTTCATGAGACGTCCTCCTTGCTGCTCTCCGGCTTCTTGAACTCCACCCGCTGGGGATAGGCCCGCCGGCTGGCGCGACGCCCGCCGAAGATGTCGGTCTTGGTGGCGCCATTGCTGGCGGCATTGCAACCGTCACCGAAGCTGAAGCCGCAGCCGGCCCGTTCGCCGTAGGCATCCTCGGCGGCCATCTCCTTGTTGGCCCCGGGGATGTCGAATCGGTCCTCGTAGTTGGCGATGGCCATGATCTGGTACATGTCCTCGACCATCGCCTCGTCCATACCCACCTGCTTCAGGACCTCGTGGTCCGGCTCGCCGTCCACGGTCTGGCTGCGCTTGAAGCGGCGCATGGCGAGCATGCGCTCCAGCGCCTTGATGACCGGGCGCTCGTCGCCGGCGGTGAGCATGTTGGCCAGGTACTTGACCGGGATCCGCAGCGAGCCCACGTCAGGGATCAGCCCCTCGTTGTCGATGGCGCCGGAGTCGGCCGCCGACTGGATCGGCGAGAGCGGCGGCACGTACCAGACCATCGGCAGTGTCCGGTACTCCGGGTGCAGCGGGAACGCCACTTTCCAGTCCATGGCCATCTTGTAGACCGGGGAACGCTGGGCCGCCTCCAGCCAGGCCTGCGGGATGCCGGCCTTCTTCGCCTCGGCAATCACCTCCGGGTCGTGCGGGTCCAGGAATACCGACATCTGCTGCTCGTAGAGGTCCTGCTCCGAGCCGGTGGCAGCGGCTTCGGCAATGCGGTCCGCGTCGTAGAGGATGACCCCCAGGTAGCGGATACGGCCGACACAGGTCTCCGAGCACACCGTTGGCTGACCCACCTCGATGCGGGGGAAGCAGAAGGTGCACTTCTCCGATTTGCCGCTCTGCCAGTTGTAGTAGATCTTCTTGTAGGGGCAGCCACTGATGCACATGCGCCAGCCGCGGCACTTGTCCTGGTCGATCAGGACGATGCCGTCCTCCTCCCGCTTGTAGATCGCGCCGGAGGGGCAGGAGGCCACGCAGGTGGGGTTGAGGCAGTGCTCGCACAGCCTCGGCAGGTACATCATGAAGGTGTTCTCGAACTGCCCGTAGATCTCCTTCTGCACCTTGGCGAAGTTATAGTCCTGCGAGCGTTTCTCGAACTCCCCACCCAGGATCTCCTCCCAGTTGGGCCCCCATTCGATCTTGTCCATGGGGTAACCGGTCAGGGCGGAGAAGGGCTTGGCCACCGGCTGGTACTTCGATGGCGCCGCGTTCTGCAGCCGCTGGTAGTCGAAGTTGAACGGCTCGTAGTAGTCGTCGATGGACGGCAGATCGGGGTTGTAGAAGATGTTGGCCAGGATCCGCCACTTGCTGCCCGCCTTGGGCTGCAGGCGGCCGCTCTTCAGCGTCCAGCCGCCGTTCCAGCGGTCCTGGTTCTCCCAGTCCTTCGGATACCCCACGCCGGGTTTGGTCTCCACGTTGTTGAACCACGCGTACTCCATGCCCTCGCGGGAGGTCCATACGTTTTTGCAGGTCACCGAGCACGTGTGGCACCCGATGCACTTGTCCAAGTTCAGGACCTTGCCAATTTGCGCCCGGACTCTCATGCCTGTTCCTCCGCCTGATAGATGCTTTCGTCGTCACCGTCGAGCCAGTCGACCCGGTCCATCTTGCGCACGACCACGAACTCGTCGCGGTTGGAGCCGACGGTGCCGTAGTAGTTGAAGCCGTAGCTGAGCTGCGCGTAGCCCCCGATCATGTGGGTCGGCTTGATGACCGCGCGGGTGACCGAGTTGTGGATGCCGCCGCGCTGGCCGGTGATCTCGGACCCGGGGGTGTTCACGATCTTCTCCTGGGCGTGGTACATCATCACCATGCCCTCGCGGACACGCTGACTGACCACGGCACGGGCGACCAGCGAGCCGTTGCTGTTGAAGCACTCGATCCAGTCGTTGTCCTTGATGCCGACCTTCTTGGCGTCGATCTCGCTGATCCAGACACAGGGCCCGCCGCGAGACAGCGTGAGCATCAGCAGGTTGTCGGTGTAGGTGCTGTGGATGCCCCACTTCTGGTGCGGGGTGATCCAGTTCAGCGCGATCTCCTCGTGGCCGTTGCCGCGCACGCCCTGCACCGTCTGCGTGGTCCGCATGTTCACCGGCGGCCGGTAGCAGACGAACCCTTCGCCGAAGGCGCGCATCCAGGGGTGGTCCTGGTAGAGCTGCTGACGTCCGGTCAGCGTCCGCCAGGGGATCTGCTCGTGGACGTTGGTGTAGCCGGCGTTGTAGGAGACATGCTCCGACTCCAGACCCGACCAGGTGGGCGAGGAGATGATCTTGCGTGGCTGGGCGGCAATGTCGCGGAAGCGGATCTTGTCCTCCTCCCGCGGCAGCGCCAGGTGGGTGTGGTCAAGCCCGGTCTGCTTGGACAGGGCGGCCCACGCCTTCACCGCCACTTCGCCGTTGGTCTCCGGCGCCAGGCTCATGATGGTCTCGGCCGCATCAATCGCGGTCTCGATCTTCGGCAGGCCCTTGTTGGCGGCACCCTCCTGCAGGTGCTTGCCGTTGAGCTTGCCCAGCAGTTCCACCTCGTGCTCGGTGTTCCAGGCGATGCCCTTGCCGCCGTTGCCGATGTCGGTCATCAGCGGGCCGAGGGCGGTGAACCGGGCGTAGACGTTGGGGTAATCCCGCTCCACGGGGACCAGGTTGGGCATGGTCTTGCCCGGGATGGGGTCGCACTCGCCCTTGTACCACTCCTTCACCTCCAGCGGCTGGGCCAGCTCTGCCGGGCTGTCGTGTAGCAGCGGCAGGGTGACGAGATCGGTCTCCTTGCCCAGGTGGCCCTCCACCAGTTGCGAGAAGGTCTTGGCCAGCCCCTTGTAGATATCCCAGTCGGACCGGGACTCCCAGCAGGGGTTGACCGCCTCGCAGAGCGGGTGGATGAACGGGTGCATGTCCGAGGTGTTGAGGTCGTTCTTCTCGTACCAGGTCGCGGTGGGCAGCACCACGTCCGAGTAGAGGCAGGTGGTGGACATGCGGAAGTCCAGGGTGGTGAGCAGGTCGAGCTTGCCGCGGGCCTCCTCTTCGCGCCAGACCACCTCCAGCGGTTTCTCGCCCCCTTCCTCACCCAGGTCCTTGCCCTGCACGCCGTGGTGGGTGCCCAGCAGGTGCTTGAGGAAGTACTCGTGGCCCTTGCCGCTGGCCCCGAGCAGGTTGGAGCGCCAGACGAACAGGTTGCGCGGGAAGTTGGCCGGGTTGTCCGGGTCTTCGCAGGCCATGCGGAGCCGGCCGCTCTTCAACTGCTCGACCACGAAGTCCTTCGGGTCCTTGCCCGCTGCCTTGGCATCGCGGACGACCTGCAGCGGGTTGGCGCCCAGCTGCGGGGCAGAGGGCAGCCAGCCCATGCGCTCGGAACGGACGTTGAAGTCGATCAGGCTGCCCTGGAAGTCCTCCTTGTTGGCGAGCGGCGAGAGCATGTCCGCCACGTTCAGCTTCTCGTAGCGCCACTGGTCGGTGTGGGCGTAGAAGAACGAGGTGGAGTTCATGTGACGGGGCGGGCGGGCCCAGTCCAGCGCGAAGGCCAGCGGCTGCCAGCCGGTCTGCGGGCGGAGCTTCTCCTGGCCCACGTAGTGCGCCCAGCCACCACCGCTCTGCCCGATGCAGCCGCAGAACACCAGCATGTTGATGATGGTGCGGTAGTTCATGTCCATGTGGTACCAGTGGTTCAGACCGGCACCGAGGATGATCATGGATCGGCCGTGGGTCTTGTCGGCGTTCTGGGCAAACCGCCGGGCCACCTTGATCACCTTCTTGCGATCCACGCCGGTGATCTGCTCCTGCCAGGCGGGGGTATAGGGCTTGTTGTCGTCGTAGCTGGTGGGCGTGTTCTCGCACTCCAGGCCGCGGTCCACGCCGTAGTGGGCGGTGATCAGGTCGAAGACCGATGCGGCCAGCACCTCCTCGCCATCGGCCAGCTTGATCTTGCGAACGGGCACCTTGCGATAGATGACCTCGTCCTGGGGGTTGCTGGTGAACCGGCCCAGTTCGTGTTCCAGCCCGCCGAAGTAGGGGAAGCCGACCTGTGCGACCTCATCGTGCTTCTGCAGGTTGGACAGGCGCAGCTCGGTCTCCTTGCCGCCCGCGGCCTTCTCCTCCAGGTTCCAGCGGCCGTCCTCGCCCCAGCGGAAGCCGATGGAGCCGTGGGGAACCACCAGCGAGTCGCTCTTTTCGTCCCAGGCGACGGTCTTCCACTCGGGGTTGTTGTCCTGCTCCAGCGCCTTGTCGAAGTCGGAGGCGCGCAGGAAGCGGCCGGCCTGGTAGCCCTTGTCGGTCTTGTCCAGGCGGACCAGGCAGGGCATGTCGGTGTAGCGGCGGGCGTAGTCGCGGAAGTAGTCGCTGGGGTTGTCCACGTGGAATTCCTTGAGAATCACGTGGCCCAGCGCCATGCCCAGCGCGGAGTCGGTGCCCTGTTGCGGGTTCAGCCACATGTCACCGAACTTGGACGCCTCGGAGTAGTCCGGGCAGACGGTGACGATTTCGGTGCCCTTGTAGCGCACCTCGGTCATGAAGTGGGCGTCCGGCGTCCGGGTCTGCGGCACGTTGGAGCCCCACATCATGATGAAGCCGGAGTTGTACCAGTCGGCCGACTCGGGCACGTCGGTCTGCTCGCCCCAGGTTTGCGGAGAGCTGGGGGGCAGGTCGCAGTACCAGTCGTAGAAGCTCATGCAGGTGCCGCCCAGCAGCGACATGTAGCGTGAGCCCGCGGCGTAGCTGACCATGGACATGGCCGGGATGGGCGAGAAGCCGATGATCCGGTCGGGGCCATGCTCCTTGATGGTGTGGATGTTGGCCGAGGCGATGAGCTCGTTTACCTCGTCCCAGTCGGTCCGCACCATGTCGCCCAGGCCACGGCGGCTTTTGTAGAGCGCGGCCTTCTCCTCGTCGCCCACGATGGAGGCCCAGGCGTCTACCGGGTCCTGATGCTCCTTGCGGGCCTCGCGCCACATCCGCAGCAGCGTGCCGCGCACCATCGGGTACTTCAGCCGGTTGGCGCTGTAGATGTACCAGGAGTAGCTGGCGCCGCGGGCGCAGCCCCGGGGCTCGTGGTTGGGCATGTCCGGCCGGGTGCGCGGGTAGTCGGTCTGCTGGGTCTCCCAGGTGACCAGCCCGTTCTTGACGTAGATCTTCCAGCTGCAGGAGCCGGTGCAGTTCACCCCGTGGGTGGAGCGCACCACCTTGTCGTGCTGCCAGCGGCTGCGGTAGGCGTCCTCCCAGCGGCGGGGCTCGTCGGTGACGATGCCGTGGCCGTCCGAGAACTCATCCTGCACCCTCTTGAAGAAGGTCAGTTTGTCGAGAAAGAAACTCATGGTGTGGTCTCCTCGCTAAATCGAATCATCGATTCGCTGTTTTTCCAGGCACCCACCCCGCGGGTGGGTGCCGGTCATTGCACGCAATGGCAAGGGGTCAGGGGTTTTTGATGTAGGCGTTCTTCCGCAGGTAGAACCACCAGTTGATGACCAGGCAGAGGGCGTAGAACACGGCGAAGCCGTACATGGCGAGTTCCGGCGTGCCGGCCTCGATCTGCTCGCCCATCACACGGGGGGCCACGAAGGCGCCGTAGGCGGCCACCGCGGAGGTCCAGCCCAGCACCGGCCCCTTCTGGTGCTGGTCGAAGACCACGCCCACGGTGCGGAAGGTGGAGCCATTGCCGATGCCGCTGGCGGCAAAGAGCACGATGAACAGCAGCAGGAAGGGCCAGAACCAGGTGTTCGGGTCGGGGGAGTTGTAGGCCATCATCATGACCCAGCCGGCGGCTGCAGAGGCGATCACCATTACCACCGAGATCGCCTGGGTCACGATGGAGCCGCCCACCTTGTCAGACAGCCAGCCACCCAGGGGCCGGATCAGCGCCCCCACGAAGGGCCCCATCCAGGCGTAGGTCAGGGCGCTGGGGGCATCCGGGTTGTCCACCCGCGTGGTTGAGCCGTCGGCCGCCGTCTCCATCATGGAGCCGAAAATGACCTCGATGGACAGGGGCAGCGCGGCGGAGAACCCGATGAAGGAGCCGAAGGTCAAGATGTACAGCACCGTCATCGACCAGGTGTGCTTGTTCTGGAAGATGGCGAACTGCTTCTTGATGTTCGGGCGGATCTGCTCCCCCGGCATCAGGCGCATCAGGCCAAGGGTGATGACAATCACCAACGGCAGGGCAACCCACATGTTCAGCACGCCCAGGCCCACGGGGCGGGGCAGGAAGAGATACAGGCCGATGGCGGCAGCCACGAATGCCACCCCGTACAGGGCGAGGATCTTGCCGAAGGCCTCGAAGGCGCTGCCGGGGTTCGGCGAGATGGTGCGCAGGTTGTTCATCCCGAACCAGCTGGCGAAAGCCAGCGGGATAAGCGCTACCAGCCAGAGCAGGCCGGCATTCTGGATGTAGGTCTCGGTGCCCGCCTCGATGCGCCCGATCAGTGTGCCGCTGGCGCGCTCCAGGACCATCGGGTCACCGCCCAGCGCGCCGAAAATCCCCACGGTCATCGCCACCGGGATCAGGATCTGCATGGTGGTGACGCCGAAGTTGCCGAGCCCGGCGTTAAGGCCCAGGGCCAGGCCCTGTTTACGCTTGGGGAAGAAGGTGCTGATATTGCTCATTGAGCAGGCGAAATTGCCGCCGCCGATCCCCGACAGGAAGGCCATCAGCTGGAAGACCCAGAGCGGCGTCTCCTGTGACTGCAGCGCCAGGCCGGTGCCCAGGGCCGGGATCATCAGCAGCGACGTGGTCAGGAAGATCGTGTATCGCCCGCCGGAGATGCGGATCATGAACGAGGCGGGGATGCGAAGAGTAGCGCCGGTCAGGCCCGCGATAGCGGCCAGGGTGAAGAGTTGGGTATCCTCGAACGGAAAGCCGAGGTTACGCATCTGGACCGTGATCATCCCCCACATCATCCAGATGATGAAGCCCATCAACAGGCTGGGAATGGAGATCCAGAGGTTCCGGTTGGCCACGCGCTTGCCGTAGCTTTCCCACTGCTCCTGGTCTTCCGGGTCCCATTTCTCGATGTCTTTGTTCGCGGCCACTATGACCTCCTATCGCAAACGACCTTGCTTTGAGGGTTACTGCGGATTAAAGCTAAACGGGCCCCGGGGGCCGGTAAATGGGGTATAACCGGGCGTAACACTCGGAAAAACCAGGCAAATACCCCGCAAGAGGTAGTCGGGGGTAATCTGCTAAGCTGTTGAATAGAAAAAGCAAACTGGAGCGCCGCTGAGTCAGGCGGTGGGCGGCAATACCGGCGGGACTATTTAGGGGTAGCACGAGGTTTCTATGCGAATAATGCTCCTCGGCGGCAAGCGTAGGCGGCTGTCCCTGGCCGGGTCACTGTTTGCCGTTCTGCTGGCGGTGGCGGCCGCCTCGATGTTCGGGATGTTCTACTCCGCCTTCGTGGCCAACACGGCGCAACATGACGCGGCGGCCATCAACGTGGCCGGCTCCTTGCGCATGCAGTCCTACCGTATCGCCACCCACCTGCTGGACGGTCGCGAGCGAGGCGGGCGGACGCTGGCCGATGAGGTGGCCGCCTTCGAGGAGCGCTTGCACAGTGAAGAGCTGTT
The genomic region above belongs to Alkalispirillum mobile and contains:
- a CDS encoding type II secretion system F family protein, which produces MRPVRARATLLQDLATLLESGLPAREAVNALRQAHPASERPLRKVAAAAGAGRALSGALVRGGMLAPHERAWVEALEACGRVDLALRELGEWVVRDERAWAAVRARLFYPAAVFLLVLLLRPLPALAAGHIGPAGYLVGVGQPLALVGVLVLLFVRGRHALMRVLRRLRAATGALPLTSRWKLYRLLSVLLSAGVPAGRGLAHAVQVVEAPWDRALRRASAEVSAGSPVVAALDTAGCLSDRADRRLLEAAEQGGRLPELFAHRAQALDERLSLRRALWREWLPRLAYGLVVVWLLMGFV
- a CDS encoding GNAT family N-acetyltransferase — protein: MIEHLQLDTIRGTSIADHIDALAALRIRVFREYPYLYEGSEAYERRYLRTYVDSPDSILVTVHDGDQLVGATTGLPLQDETGEVRNPFEAYGMPVDRIFYLGESMLLPEYRGQGLGVRFFEERERHARALGGFTHTTFCAVGRPEDHPRRPRDYQPLDAFWNRRGYRRHPELSTEFTWPDLGGDGTETAKPMVFWLKTLD
- a CDS encoding peptidylprolyl isomerase — encoded protein: MSIEVNGVAISDQAINVESAYHKLADTDPREAQEQAALALTIRELLRQRATEVGLEVPEDETGLDAVIDQLLEQEVEIPEADEATCRRWYEQNPERFRTPDLAEVRHILIAGHPEDLEERNQARTLAEQLIEQLQADPSAFADLARAHSRCPSADSGGLLGQVSQGETVPEFEDAVLRLPVGLSPQPIKTRYGFHVVEVLQHVPGTALPFEAVQAPIAEYLEAVSRQRAMSQYIRLLAGEADIKGIKLDASDSPLIQ
- the narI gene encoding respiratory nitrate reductase subunit gamma, translating into MFATYLHDLAFAVFPYIAGTVFLIGSLLRFEKSQYTWKSNTTQLMSGGDRFRLGINLFHIGIIALFFGHLFGLLTPQAVYSAVGLTAGGKQILAIVAGTIFGLITLVGVAILLHRRLTDPRVRKTSYPMDSFILILLALQLVTGLLTVPASMGSLDGGTMLKIVAWAQGLVTFQADAAATIYDIHWIYKIHMFLGMLMFLVFPFTRLVHIWSVPYGYIWRAYQVVRARAVS
- the narJ gene encoding nitrate reductase molybdenum cofactor assembly chaperone; amino-acid sequence: MKTLKAISLLLDYPSAVIQTHAEDLEALFAADEAIDMETRRGLTALVRRMAATDLLELQAEYTAQFDRGRALSLYLFEHVHGESRDRGQAMVDLIGFYEEQGLVIDSKELPDYVPLFLEFCSRLTRPAALGWLVESQYLLQKLHGRLEQRESDYQWLFKALLDIAGLETADEQMQRQLGEEERDDTAEALDRVWAEEPVTFGPTAGGCGGAKTNQGQAVPVSWSTIPRKSA
- the narH gene encoding nitrate reductase subunit beta, which produces MRVRAQIGKVLNLDKCIGCHTCSVTCKNVWTSREGMEYAWFNNVETKPGVGYPKDWENQDRWNGGWTLKSGRLQPKAGSKWRILANIFYNPDLPSIDDYYEPFNFDYQRLQNAAPSKYQPVAKPFSALTGYPMDKIEWGPNWEEILGGEFEKRSQDYNFAKVQKEIYGQFENTFMMYLPRLCEHCLNPTCVASCPSGAIYKREEDGIVLIDQDKCRGWRMCISGCPYKKIYYNWQSGKSEKCTFCFPRIEVGQPTVCSETCVGRIRYLGVILYDADRIAEAAATGSEQDLYEQQMSVFLDPHDPEVIAEAKKAGIPQAWLEAAQRSPVYKMAMDWKVAFPLHPEYRTLPMVWYVPPLSPIQSAADSGAIDNEGLIPDVGSLRIPVKYLANMLTAGDERPVIKALERMLAMRRFKRSQTVDGEPDHEVLKQVGMDEAMVEDMYQIMAIANYEDRFDIPGANKEMAAEDAYGERAGCGFSFGDGCNAASNGATKTDIFGGRRASRRAYPQRVEFKKPESSKEDVS
- a CDS encoding nitrate reductase subunit alpha, which gives rise to MSFFLDKLTFFKRVQDEFSDGHGIVTDEPRRWEDAYRSRWQHDKVVRSTHGVNCTGSCSWKIYVKNGLVTWETQQTDYPRTRPDMPNHEPRGCARGASYSWYIYSANRLKYPMVRGTLLRMWREARKEHQDPVDAWASIVGDEEKAALYKSRRGLGDMVRTDWDEVNELIASANIHTIKEHGPDRIIGFSPIPAMSMVSYAAGSRYMSLLGGTCMSFYDWYCDLPPSSPQTWGEQTDVPESADWYNSGFIMMWGSNVPQTRTPDAHFMTEVRYKGTEIVTVCPDYSEASKFGDMWLNPQQGTDSALGMALGHVILKEFHVDNPSDYFRDYARRYTDMPCLVRLDKTDKGYQAGRFLRASDFDKALEQDNNPEWKTVAWDEKSDSLVVPHGSIGFRWGEDGRWNLEEKAAGGKETELRLSNLQKHDEVAQVGFPYFGGLEHELGRFTSNPQDEVIYRKVPVRKIKLADGEEVLAASVFDLITAHYGVDRGLECENTPTSYDDNKPYTPAWQEQITGVDRKKVIKVARRFAQNADKTHGRSMIILGAGLNHWYHMDMNYRTIINMLVFCGCIGQSGGGWAHYVGQEKLRPQTGWQPLAFALDWARPPRHMNSTSFFYAHTDQWRYEKLNVADMLSPLANKEDFQGSLIDFNVRSERMGWLPSAPQLGANPLQVVRDAKAAGKDPKDFVVEQLKSGRLRMACEDPDNPANFPRNLFVWRSNLLGASGKGHEYFLKHLLGTHHGVQGKDLGEEGGEKPLEVVWREEEARGKLDLLTTLDFRMSTTCLYSDVVLPTATWYEKNDLNTSDMHPFIHPLCEAVNPCWESRSDWDIYKGLAKTFSQLVEGHLGKETDLVTLPLLHDSPAELAQPLEVKEWYKGECDPIPGKTMPNLVPVERDYPNVYARFTALGPLMTDIGNGGKGIAWNTEHEVELLGKLNGKHLQEGAANKGLPKIETAIDAAETIMSLAPETNGEVAVKAWAALSKQTGLDHTHLALPREEDKIRFRDIAAQPRKIISSPTWSGLESEHVSYNAGYTNVHEQIPWRTLTGRQQLYQDHPWMRAFGEGFVCYRPPVNMRTTQTVQGVRGNGHEEIALNWITPHQKWGIHSTYTDNLLMLTLSRGGPCVWISEIDAKKVGIKDNDWIECFNSNGSLVARAVVSQRVREGMVMMYHAQEKIVNTPGSEITGQRGGIHNSVTRAVIKPTHMIGGYAQLSYGFNYYGTVGSNRDEFVVVRKMDRVDWLDGDDESIYQAEEQA
- a CDS encoding MFS transporter, whose translation is MAANKDIEKWDPEDQEQWESYGKRVANRNLWISIPSLLMGFIIWMMWGMITVQMRNLGFPFEDTQLFTLAAIAGLTGATLRIPASFMIRISGGRYTIFLTTSLLMIPALGTGLALQSQETPLWVFQLMAFLSGIGGGNFACSMSNISTFFPKRKQGLALGLNAGLGNFGVTTMQILIPVAMTVGIFGALGGDPMVLERASGTLIGRIEAGTETYIQNAGLLWLVALIPLAFASWFGMNNLRTISPNPGSAFEAFGKILALYGVAFVAAAIGLYLFLPRPVGLGVLNMWVALPLVIVITLGLMRLMPGEQIRPNIKKQFAIFQNKHTWSMTVLYILTFGSFIGFSAALPLSIEVIFGSMMETAADGSTTRVDNPDAPSALTYAWMGPFVGALIRPLGGWLSDKVGGSIVTQAISVVMVIASAAAGWVMMMAYNSPDPNTWFWPFLLLFIVLFAASGIGNGSTFRTVGVVFDQHQKGPVLGWTSAVAAYGAFVAPRVMGEQIEAGTPELAMYGFAVFYALCLVINWWFYLRKNAYIKNP